From Microcystis aeruginosa NIES-2549, a single genomic window includes:
- a CDS encoding type II toxin-antitoxin system VapC family toxin → MTQYLLDTNILLRAADTSSATYSLANNVITQIVETANECVIIPQVLIEFWVVATRPLDVNGLGWTPAQATNYVNDLLDNFTLIAETPDIFPLWFQLVTIYNIKGKRTHDIRLLAVMKASNITHLLTFNPDDFIPIPNITIVHPQDFINSQ, encoded by the coding sequence ATGACTCAATATTTACTGGATACTAACATTTTGCTTCGGGCGGCTGATACGTCTTCAGCAACTTATTCTCTTGCTAATAATGTAATTACTCAAATCGTTGAAACAGCTAATGAATGTGTTATTATTCCTCAAGTTTTAATTGAATTTTGGGTAGTTGCAACCCGCCCCCTTGATGTTAATGGTTTAGGTTGGACTCCAGCACAAGCTACAAATTATGTCAATGATTTATTAGATAACTTTACATTAATTGCAGAAACGCCGGATATTTTTCCCCTTTGGTTTCAATTAGTCACCATCTACAACATTAAAGGAAAACGCACTCATGATATTAGGCTTCTTGCTGTTATGAAAGCTTCTAACATTACCCATTTATTAACCTTTAATCCTGATGACTTTATCCCTATTCCCAATATTACCATCGTTCATCCTCAAGATTTCATTAATTCCCAATAA
- a CDS encoding type II toxin-antitoxin system RelE family toxin, with product MADYILLRQAERSLERMPKNDQIRLLEALDTLISDSTKLDIKPLYGRDELRLRVGKYRVLFFEDRNNNLYVITTIKPRGDVYK from the coding sequence TTGGCTGATTATATTCTACTTAGACAAGCAGAACGCTCCTTAGAAAGGATGCCTAAAAATGATCAAATTCGTCTTCTTGAAGCTTTAGATACTTTGATTTCGGATTCTACAAAATTAGATATTAAACCCCTTTACGGAAGAGATGAACTAAGATTGCGAGTAGGTAAGTATCGAGTGTTGTTTTTTGAAGATAGAAATAACAATCTATACGTCATTACAACTATTAAACCTCGCGGCGATGTCTATAAATAA
- a CDS encoding PEP-CTERM sorting domain-containing protein (PEP-CTERM proteins occur, often in large numbers, in the proteomes of bacteria that also encode an exosortase, a predicted intramembrane cysteine proteinase. The presence of a PEP-CTERM domain at a protein's C-terminus predicts cleavage within the sorting domain, followed by covalent anchoring to some some component of the (usually Gram-negative) cell surface. Many PEP-CTERM proteins exhibit an unusual sequence composition that includes large numbers of potential glycosylation sites. Expression of one such protein has been shown restore the ability of a bacterium to form floc, a type of biofilm.), with protein sequence MVFIKLVKNSIGGAVLISLATIGTANALQITPISYNMENGGASKYWDKKYNGTGNTSLDYALLSGGVGDLTDGIIPTQNWNDIEVPDGTGPYVGWENRNPVITFNFADTVRINSVTVHVSDSNGLGGVSVPQSILLSMGSSNYDSGTLTDPPSAAPTSYTFSGLNFSGSSLQLTLNRRTAWVFASEVTFDGELLGVQPVPEPTSTLGFLALGTLGAASTLKRKLKPSQSIEKETTKVG encoded by the coding sequence ATGGTATTCATTAAACTTGTCAAAAATTCTATTGGGGGAGCCGTACTTATCAGTTTGGCAACAATAGGTACTGCTAATGCTCTTCAAATTACACCTATCAGTTATAATATGGAAAATGGAGGCGCCTCTAAATACTGGGACAAGAAATATAATGGCACTGGAAACACGTCGCTAGATTATGCTCTTCTCAGCGGAGGAGTTGGAGATCTAACTGATGGCATAATTCCTACACAAAATTGGAATGATATAGAAGTTCCAGACGGTACAGGACCTTATGTTGGTTGGGAAAACCGGAATCCTGTCATTACTTTTAACTTTGCTGACACAGTAAGGATAAACTCAGTTACTGTCCATGTGAGTGACTCAAATGGTCTTGGTGGTGTTTCCGTACCGCAAAGTATATTATTAAGTATGGGCAGCTCTAATTACGATTCGGGAACTCTTACTGATCCGCCTAGTGCAGCGCCAACATCCTATACTTTTTCAGGATTAAATTTTAGTGGTAGTTCCCTACAACTTACTCTAAATCGACGCACTGCGTGGGTCTTTGCCAGCGAAGTTACTTTTGATGGCGAACTTTTGGGTGTCCAACCAGTTCCCGAACCCACTTCTACTTTAGGCTTCCTCGCACTCGGAACACTCGGCGCAGCTTCAACCCTGAAGCGCAAACTAAAACCCTCCCAATCCATTGAAAAAGAAACCACAAAAGTTGGCTAA
- a CDS encoding type II toxin-antitoxin system PemK/MazF family toxin, whose protein sequence is MRGDIYLADLNPSRGSEQAGIRPVIIVQHNNIDRFTSTVVVIPLTSNLRRAQIPGTMVIPAGQGGLNQESVALCYQIVVIDRQRLQRQLGTLSSSYLQQLEEAMRYTLDLT, encoded by the coding sequence ATGCGAGGCGATATTTATCTAGCTGATTTGAATCCGAGTCGTGGTTCAGAACAAGCTGGTATTCGACCTGTTATTATTGTCCAACATAACAATATTGATCGCTTCACTAGCACTGTTGTTGTAATTCCATTAACCAGTAATTTACGTCGCGCACAAATTCCCGGAACAATGGTTATTCCCGCAGGACAAGGAGGCTTAAATCAGGAATCAGTAGCCTTATGTTATCAAATTGTTGTTATTGATAGACAACGACTTCAGAGACAGTTGGGGACACTTTCTTCTAGTTATTTACAGCAATTGGAAGAGGCGATGCGATACACATTAGATTTAACATAA
- a CDS encoding nucleotidyltransferase family protein translates to MKNLEEIKAILGQVKSLVKEKYHVSELGIFGDYVKGEVQENSEVNILIDYTEPPSLLDLVDMEYYLSDLLKVKADVISKNGLKGRRRERILSEVIYV, encoded by the coding sequence ATGAAAAATTTAGAAGAAATTAAAGCGATTTTGGGTCAAGTTAAGTCCTTAGTAAAAGAAAAGTATCATGTCAGTGAATTAGGTATTTTTGGAGATTATGTAAAAGGAGAAGTGCAGGAAAATAGTGAAGTTAATATTCTGATAGATTATACAGAACCGCCTAGTTTACTGGATTTAGTAGATATGGAATATTATTTAAGTGATTTACTTAAGGTAAAAGCGGATGTTATCAGTAAAAATGGATTAAAAGGAAGAAGGCGAGAAAGAATTTTATCCGAGGTTATTTATGTATGA
- a CDS encoding DUF86 domain-containing protein encodes MTQREFRDFLQDILEAICQLEKMTQDLSFEEFSTKIEIFLSVVKLIEIIGEAVKNIPDEVRVNYPNIPWKNIAGMRDKLVHEYWAIDEKVVWKVIQNNLPQLKRIIISIIEKLQ; translated from the coding sequence ATGACGCAACGGGAATTTAGAGATTTCTTGCAAGACATTCTAGAGGCAATTTGTCAACTAGAAAAGATGACTCAGGATCTAAGCTTTGAAGAATTTTCAACTAAGATAGAAATCTTTCTTTCGGTAGTAAAATTAATTGAAATAATTGGGGAAGCAGTCAAAAATATTCCTGATGAAGTGAGAGTTAATTATCCTAATATTCCTTGGAAAAACATCGCAGGTATGCGGGATAAATTAGTTCATGAATATTGGGCAATTGATGAAAAAGTCGTCTGGAAAGTGATTCAAAACAATCTCCCCCAGCTAAAGAGAATCATTATCAGTATTATTGAGAAATTACAATAA
- a CDS encoding Txe/YoeB family addiction module toxin: MDNWQLFFTKQAKKDAEKLARTGLAKQANELLNILKSNPYQSYPVYEKLSGDLASYYSRRINIQHRLVDQVIPEEKVVKIIRMWTHYE; encoded by the coding sequence ATGGATAATTGGCAGTTGTTTTTTACCAAACAAGCGAAAAAAGATGCTGAAAAGCTGGCTCGTACTGGGTTGGCAAAACAAGCTAACGAGTTATTAAATATTCTTAAGTCAAATCCCTATCAATCTTATCCTGTTTATGAGAAACTCAGTGGTGATTTAGCGAGCTATTATTCTAGACGTATTAATATTCAGCATCGTTTGGTTGATCAGGTTATTCCAGAAGAGAAGGTTGTCAAAATTATACGGATGTGGACTCATTATGAATAA
- a CDS encoding type II toxin-antitoxin system Phd/YefM family antitoxin produces MKIVTVTEAKEQIDELVNDTNDNHQPILLSGTKKNAILIAEEDWNSIQETLYLYSIPGMVDSIIEGGNTSIEDCLDEAGIRAILNG; encoded by the coding sequence ATGAAAATTGTTACTGTTACTGAGGCCAAAGAACAAATTGATGAATTAGTGAATGATACCAATGATAATCATCAACCGATTTTGTTATCTGGTACGAAAAAGAATGCTATTTTAATTGCTGAGGAAGATTGGAACTCTATTCAAGAAACGCTTTATTTGTATTCTATTCCTGGTATGGTAGATTCAATTATTGAAGGTGGCAACACTTCTATTGAAGATTGTCTGGATGAGGCGGGTATCAGAGCAATTTTAAATGGATAA